The genomic window CCGGCGGTCGGTCGGAACTGGACGGCCACCCTGCGGTTCGCGGCGGTGGGAGCGACGGTCGGCTTCGTCGGCGGAGCTGCCGCCGGGCTCATCGCGGTGCCGCTGCAAACCCTCATCACCGGTGGCGTCGACACCGTGCCGTCGGAGCGGCAACTGATTCTCGCCCGCGCCGCCGTCTGGGGCGTGCTCGGAATGTGCCTCGCGGCCGCGCCCGGCGTGGCCATGCGTTCGGGCAAGCGGGCCGGCATCGGACTCGTCGCAGGATTGGTCTGTGGGGCCATCGGCGGTGTGCTCTACGGGCCGATCCTTGAAACCCTCTCCTCCGAGCCGCTCTCACGCCTGGCCGCCCTGCTGCTCATCGGCGGCGGTGCGGGCCTTGCGTCGGCGTGGGTCGAGGACGCGATCAAGGACGGCTGGCTCCGCGTCACCGCCGGGCCCATCGCCGGAAAGCAGTTCGTGCTCTACCGCGACCCGACCTACGTCGGCGCGGCCCCGAACAGCCACATTTACCTGTTCAACGACAACAAGGTCGGCCGACGCCACGCCGCCGTCCACAAATCCGCCAACGGCTACGAAATCGAAAACCTGCCCCTCGGCGGCCCCACCACCGTCAACGGCCGGCCCGTCCAACGTGCCAAGCTCCTCCGCGGCGACGTCATCGGCGTCGGCTCGACCAACTTCGAGTTCGGCGAAAAGCCCAAGTGAGCCGATAACAAACCGGTGGTCATGCCCTGTCTCGTTCTCCAAGTCCGCGACCAACTTGAACGCTTCGAGTTGAGCGACGGCGACATCCTCGGTCGCGGCGACGACGCGCACGTCCGAATCGTTGACCCCACGATCAGCCGACACCACGCCCGCTTC from Planctomycetota bacterium includes these protein-coding regions:
- a CDS encoding FHA domain-containing protein, translated to MSDPLIITRDELHSDNVEKTLREHKQISQTKSHYENAKVVSRVAKQQPSLLQRAAVYLTLFGLLGGLLGWGIGQFLHLRPDVQARANAALNERAAIQSQISQGTLDPEVAAFQLSDLDRVYGNNPFYQVETDPTLGADERTAKSLALLDRERTKDRIADVLLFAIAGAFLGAALSAAEPAVGRNWTATLRFAAVGATVGFVGGAAAGLIAVPLQTLITGGVDTVPSERQLILARAAVWGVLGMCLAAAPGVAMRSGKRAGIGLVAGLVCGAIGGVLYGPILETLSSEPLSRLAALLLIGGGAGLASAWVEDAIKDGWLRVTAGPIAGKQFVLYRDPTYVGAAPNSHIYLFNDNKVGRRHAAVHKSANGYEIENLPLGGPTTVNGRPVQRAKLLRGDVIGVGSTNFEFGEKPK